The sequence TGCGCCTCCCGCCGCAACACCACCGCAAACGGCTGAACACGCCACCGTTGCTGCAGATCAGTCGCGTTTACGAACTCTGACGCGCGATTACCTGCAGTCGGTCGAAAATAATGATCTCGCCCGGATGGACCAGTTGTTTGCCGACCAGGTTAACTTCTACGGTCAGGGATCTCTGGGTCGAGCCCAGTTGCAGGACTCCAACCAGCGCTATCAGCAACAGTGGCCGGTTCGGAAATGGACCCCGGAGGGCAGCCCCAAAATCTTCGGCCCGACCGGATCAAACATGTACCAGATCCTGCAGCCGTTTCACTGGATGATTTCAAACGGCTACGAAACCAGAAAAGGAGATGCGACCCTGCAGTTGCTCGTCGAAAAAGATGCCGGCGGAAGTAACGATTTTCACATCGTCGCGGTCAGGCAGTTGTCTCGCTGACATCCTTTATCCAGCCGGCGAGGTATCATCGTCTTATATCATTTAGACAGTTACCTTGGTGGAATTTCGACCGGGTTTCAGTCCCGGAGGGGGCGGCAGAACTTAGCCCAGGGTTTACCCTGGGTGACCGTAAAATCACGATCGAGCCCTCCCTCCTAAGGCGTCACGCCGGTACGCCCTCCCTAACAAACGCCCGCTCCGCCGGGTTGGATTTGCTGAAGGGGCGGTAGAATCCGTAAGCAACGCCTTCTACCGCCCCTTCAGGGCTAATTCGGGGGGGAACCGCCTTCCAGGGTAAACCCCTGAGCTTTACCCACATTGTTTGAGGGCAGCGCGGGGACAGCCGTGACCGTCTTTCGGCCCGAAGGGCCAAGAGAACTTAGCCCAGGGTTTACCCTGGGTAACCGTAAAATCACGATCGAGCCCTGAAGGGGCGGCAGAACCCAACGGCAACGCTTTCTACCGCCCCTTCAGGGCTCGATCGGGGGAGGAACCCGTTCCCAGGGTGAAACCCTGGGCTATGTTCCTTTGGCCCTTCAGGCCATCAAACCGTCTCCCCGCCCGTCGTGTCTAGACCCTTTATACGGTATGATAGGTATAAAACCGGCAAGGGCCTGGAAAGAAGACAAGATTTTAGCTCCATTGCCGGCGGAATGGTATAGAGAGACGCGCGGATGCGTGGCGCGTGCCGGGTCTTGCTTGACGGCGGCAGAATTGCGGGTCAGGTCGAGGGGTAAACGCTGGGCTATGTTCTCTTGGCCCTTCGGGCCGAAAGACGGTCACGGCTGTCCCCGCGCTGCTCTCAAAAAATGCGGGTAAAGCTCGGGCCTTAAGGCCGGGGATTCCTTGCTATGTCGCGTCGCTGCGCATTCTCACAAGGCGGTCCCCGGTTCAACGAACCGTGCCCCTCAACAGAGCGGGTCTTACGGGTTCTCCGCAGGCTTTTAGCGATCCCCGGTGCCCCCGGGTACGTTGGAAATCGTGTGCTCGATCTTCTCTCTGCCTTGGTCTTTCCGCGTTTCACCTGCCCAAAGGTTTTCTGGGCAGAACCGGCAACGCCGAGTCTTCAAAGAACTGTCTGGAAGGTTAGCGCAAAAGGATGCCCAAAGTCCACAAACCAAGTTATGGTAACTTCCACCCTCGACCCCGCCCGGAAGGGCGAGGTTTCTTCCCGCTTCGATGAATCGCGAATAACCCTTTCGGGTAAGCAAAATTTGAGCCACTCAGGGTCCCCCTTTCGGGGCAGTGACAAACGGCAGTGGAACCAGTAGGTAAGCTGTGCAACCACGAACCCTGCCGGGCACGACTGAGCAAAATGCCATCTTTCCCGCAGCCTCCCGGCGACGGACCCTCCCCATGAACAACCTGACTCACCGGACGCACGATGTCCCAGCGAAACATAGCGCTCTAACCGCCGGCGGACGCCGTGGCCACCGCAAATATGGCCGCACCCCTCGCTGGGTCCCACTCGCCGTACTGGCCCTGATGGCCCTCGCGGCAGCCTTCGTCAGCGCTTGGCCCGTGCACGCAGGCTTGGTTGAAATGAACCCGCGCGGACTCCCAGGCCGGAACGCAGCAGCCGAGCGGTGGGCGGCACAGCCGGAGCCGGCGGCGTTCGATTGGCTGGCCGCTTCGGGCTTAAACGCCGCTCAAGGGCTGAAAGCAACCTCGGCTGCGCAACGGGGGGTGGCGGCCGCCTACGGCCGGTTGCCTTTGGCGTTTGAGGCCAACGCCGGTCAGAGCGACCCTCGCGTGCGTTTCCTGGCGCGCGTCCCCAACTACGCGCTGTTCCTGACCTCAAGCGCCGAGGCGGTGCTGGTATCCAGCCGGGGCCGGCCCCAGGCGGTGCGCATGGAACTGGTAGGCGCTAACCCTACCCCTGAGGTGCGTGGCCTGGAGGAACAGCCGGCCAAGAGCTACTATTTCATCGGCAACGATCCGGCCCGATGGCGCACCCAAGTGGCCCATTACGGGCGGGTGCATTACGGGGAGGTTTACCCCGGCATTGACCTGATCTACTACGGCAATCAACAGCAATTGGAGCATGACTGGGTGGTGAGCGCTGGGGCCGACCCCAGCCGCATCCAGCTCCGCTTTCCGGACGCGCAGCCCGTGCGGTTGGACCTCGCAACCGGCGACGTGCAGGTGCTCGGGACCCAAGGCAACGTTTGCTTGCAGAAGCCGGTGGCCTACCAATCGGTCGAGGGCAAGCGCGTGCCGGTTGAGGCGCGCTACACTTTGAGCGCTGCCAACCAGGTAGGGCTGGCGTTAGGGCGCTACGATCCATCCCGAACCCTGATCATCGACCCCGTGTTGGCCTACTCCACTTACCTGGGCGGCAGCGACGATGACCTCCTCGAGGCCATTGCGCTGGACTCTCGCGGGGACGTCTACGTAACCGGGGTCACGAATTCGCCCGATTTTCCGCTGGTGCACCCGCTGCCGGCCCCGAATAACGCTTTGCGGGGCGCTGCCGATGCCTTTGTGAGCAAGCTGCACTTTAACGAACGCACCGGCTCCCTGTCGTTGATCTACTCCGCTTACCTGGGCGGCAGCGGCATTGATTACGGGTGGGGCGTCGCGCCGGACCTTTTCGGCAACGCCTACCTCACGGGGTACACCACTTCGCCGGATTTTCCACTGGCGCACCCGCTGCCGGCCCCCAACAATACCCTGCGCGGGACACAAAACGCCTTCGTAAGCAAGCTGCACTTTAACGAGCAGACCGCCACGCTCTCGTTGGCCTACTCCACCTACCTGGGCGGCAGCGCCGCTGACTCAAGCTCCAACCTGGCGGTGGATTGGGCCGGCAACGCTTACGTCATCGGGTCTACCACTTCACGCGATTTTCCGCTGGCGCACCCGTTACCCGCCCCGAACAATGCGCTGCAAGGCAGTCAGGATGCCTTCGTGAGCAAACTGCACTTTGACGGGCAGACCGCCACGCTGTCATTGGTTTATTCTACCTACCTGGGCGGCAGCGGCGACGACGCGGGTGATGCCATTGCCGTGGACCTTCTCGGCAACGCCTACGTTGCGGGGTCCACCGCTTCGCCCGATTTTCCGCTGGCGCACCCGCTCGCCGCCCCCAACAACGCGCTCCGGGGTCCCGGAGACGCCTTCGTCAGTAAGTTGCACTTTGATGAGCGCAGCGGTACGCTCGCGCTGGCCTACTCCACCTACCTGGGCGGCACCGGTGATGACGCGGGCTTTGCCATCGCCGTGGACATTTTAGGCGACGCCTACATCACAGGCTTTACCGGATCGCCGGATTTTCCGTTGGTGCACCCGCTGCCGGCCCCAAACAACGCGCTGCAAGGAAGCCAAGATGCCTTCGTGAGCAAACTGCGCTTTGATGAGCGTAGCGGCACGCTCGCGCTGGCCTACTCCACTTACCTGGGCGGCAGCAGCATTGACTCGGGCCAGGGCATTGCGGTCGACCTTTTTGGCAACGCCTACGTGACGGGAGACACCCAGTCGTCCAATTTTCCGCTGGTGCGCCCGCTGCCGGCCCCCAACAACGCGCTCCAGGGCTCGGATGACGC comes from Verrucomicrobiota bacterium and encodes:
- a CDS encoding SBBP repeat-containing protein is translated as MNNLTHRTHDVPAKHSALTAGGRRGHRKYGRTPRWVPLAVLALMALAAAFVSAWPVHAGLVEMNPRGLPGRNAAAERWAAQPEPAAFDWLAASGLNAAQGLKATSAAQRGVAAAYGRLPLAFEANAGQSDPRVRFLARVPNYALFLTSSAEAVLVSSRGRPQAVRMELVGANPTPEVRGLEEQPAKSYYFIGNDPARWRTQVAHYGRVHYGEVYPGIDLIYYGNQQQLEHDWVVSAGADPSRIQLRFPDAQPVRLDLATGDVQVLGTQGNVCLQKPVAYQSVEGKRVPVEARYTLSAANQVGLALGRYDPSRTLIIDPVLAYSTYLGGSDDDLLEAIALDSRGDVYVTGVTNSPDFPLVHPLPAPNNALRGAADAFVSKLHFNERTGSLSLIYSAYLGGSGIDYGWGVAPDLFGNAYLTGYTTSPDFPLAHPLPAPNNTLRGTQNAFVSKLHFNEQTATLSLAYSTYLGGSAADSSSNLAVDWAGNAYVIGSTTSRDFPLAHPLPAPNNALQGSQDAFVSKLHFDGQTATLSLVYSTYLGGSGDDAGDAIAVDLLGNAYVAGSTASPDFPLAHPLAAPNNALRGPGDAFVSKLHFDERSGTLALAYSTYLGGTGDDAGFAIAVDILGDAYITGFTGSPDFPLVHPLPAPNNALQGSQDAFVSKLRFDERSGTLALAYSTYLGGSSIDSGQGIAVDLFGNAYVTGDTQSSNFPLVRPLPAPNNALQGSDDAFVSKLRFEAWTGTLSLAYSLYLGGSGFDQGIAITVDLAGSAYVAGWTRSSDFPLVHPLAAPNNAYQGYDDVFLTKIAGTGPGEEEK